The following proteins come from a genomic window of Nitrospiria bacterium:
- a CDS encoding DUF4145 domain-containing protein → MTRKAKAETKLTPPYLLEQLVQRAMEVSRKARKHRQKLTSDNFYSNKFVELRAEGINAFRDLSTQSPGDVSAMAEMIEAIFSPNTDQKKRAQIAQELVVSLRTTWRNPTQPATDVGHDSIFPLAILTRTRRGYLMTIGRQMNGCFGADWYDGCAVMMRRILEIVIIEAFEHKGLSQKIKDKNGNYFYLSDLIGVALAEPCMTLSRNAKSVLPQLREIGNSSAHGRYFTAQKSDIERVRHGCRIVIEEFLHHAGLL, encoded by the coding sequence ATGACCCGTAAGGCAAAAGCAGAAACGAAGTTGACACCACCATATCTATTAGAGCAACTTGTGCAGCGGGCCATGGAAGTCTCAAGGAAGGCACGAAAACATAGGCAAAAGCTTACATCAGACAACTTTTACTCGAATAAATTTGTGGAGCTCCGTGCGGAGGGTATTAACGCATTTAGAGATCTTTCAACCCAATCTCCTGGTGACGTTTCTGCAATGGCGGAAATGATCGAGGCGATTTTCTCGCCAAATACAGATCAAAAGAAAAGGGCGCAAATTGCACAAGAACTTGTTGTTTCGCTTAGAACTACATGGCGCAACCCAACCCAACCTGCAACGGATGTGGGGCACGACTCCATATTTCCACTTGCTATCCTTACACGGACGAGGCGAGGGTACTTAATGACAATCGGGCGTCAAATGAATGGTTGCTTTGGAGCAGACTGGTATGACGGTTGCGCAGTAATGATGCGTCGTATTTTAGAAATCGTTATCATAGAGGCTTTTGAACACAAGGGGTTATCGCAGAAGATAAAGGATAAAAATGGTAACTATTTTTACTTATCCGATCTCATTGGCGTCGCTTTAGCAGAGCCATGCATGACTTTGTCTCGTAATGCGAAGTCTGTTTTGCCTCAACTTCGTGAAATAGGAAATTCTTCTGCACATGGCCGATACTTCACAGCGCAAAAAAGTGATATAGAACGGGTTCGACATGGGTGTCGTATCGTCATAGAGGAATTTCTCCATCATGCAGGCTTGTTGTAG
- a CDS encoding DUF2007 domain-containing protein, translating into MIKIFVSQSLPEVESLKNIMEHSDIPCTIKNQQTAGLAGEVPFVEVFPELWVLRDEDLENAKDILENWGKAKPAQEREWLCPNCGETIEKEFTACWNCGTDQPLEDW; encoded by the coding sequence ATGATTAAAATCTTCGTTTCACAGAGTCTTCCAGAGGTGGAATCGCTCAAAAATATCATGGAGCATTCTGATATTCCGTGCACCATTAAAAATCAGCAAACAGCCGGTTTAGCCGGTGAAGTTCCCTTTGTTGAGGTTTTTCCAGAACTCTGGGTATTGAGGGATGAAGATCTAGAAAATGCCAAGGATATTTTGGAAAATTGGGGTAAAGCCAAACCGGCCCAGGAAAGGGAATGGCTCTGTCCAAACTGCGGAGAGACCATCGAAAAAGAATTTACTGCCTGCTGGAACTGCGGGACCGATCAACCCCTTGAGGATTGGTAA
- a CDS encoding IS110 family transposase: MKDSITIVGLDVHKDSIEIVIAETTGSREVRHFGKIGGNMASLDKAIRKLKSSHRELRFVYEAGPCGYEIYRHLSRQGFHCVVVAPSMIPKKSGNRIKNDRRDAEALARLYRAGELTSIYVPREDDEAMRDLTRAREDAGKAQRKARQQLGAFLLRHGVRYSGSSSWKSAHMRWLSDIKMPHPAQQITLQEYIHAVEECTQRVERLTEQIHKLLLQWRMAPVVEALQALRGVAPIVAATTVAEIGDLGRFQTPRQIMAYLGLVPSEHSSGNCTRRGGITKTGNGHVRRVLIEAAHAYGYPARVSRHLLKRQEGLPQPIREIAWKAQIRLCGRFRRLMAKGKSRNTVVAAIARELSGFIWAIANQVPVPNE, from the coding sequence ATGAAAGATTCTATCACGATCGTTGGTTTGGATGTACATAAAGATTCCATCGAAATCGTCATTGCCGAAACCACGGGGAGTCGTGAGGTTCGGCACTTTGGCAAAATAGGCGGCAATATGGCATCCCTGGATAAAGCCATCCGAAAACTAAAAAGCAGCCATAGAGAACTGCGGTTTGTCTACGAAGCAGGCCCCTGTGGTTATGAGATCTATCGTCACCTGAGCAGGCAAGGATTTCATTGTGTTGTTGTAGCTCCTTCCATGATTCCCAAGAAAAGCGGCAATCGCATTAAAAATGACCGCCGTGACGCTGAAGCGCTGGCCCGGCTCTATCGCGCCGGGGAGTTGACCAGCATCTACGTTCCCCGGGAGGATGACGAAGCCATGCGGGATCTAACCCGTGCCCGGGAAGATGCGGGCAAAGCCCAGAGAAAGGCCCGACAACAGTTAGGGGCATTTCTTCTGCGCCACGGTGTTCGTTACTCAGGCAGCTCCTCTTGGAAATCCGCACATATGCGTTGGCTGTCAGACATCAAGATGCCACACCCCGCGCAGCAGATCACGCTGCAAGAATATATTCACGCCGTTGAAGAATGTACACAACGTGTGGAGCGTTTGACCGAACAAATCCACAAGCTATTACTCCAATGGCGTATGGCGCCGGTTGTTGAAGCCCTTCAGGCACTGCGGGGTGTGGCTCCGATTGTTGCGGCCACCACGGTTGCGGAAATCGGCGACTTAGGCCGTTTTCAGACTCCCCGACAGATCATGGCCTATTTGGGCCTGGTTCCCTCTGAGCATTCCAGCGGCAATTGTACACGCCGCGGTGGCATCACCAAAACCGGCAATGGCCATGTCCGCCGGGTGCTCATAGAAGCCGCTCACGCCTATGGCTATCCCGCTCGTGTCAGCCGACATCTGCTCAAACGTCAAGAGGGGCTGCCACAACCGATTCGAGAAATCGCCTGGAAAGCCCAGATCCGGCTGTGTGGCCGGTTTCGCAGACTCATGGCCAAAGGAAAATCAAGAAACACGGTTGTCGCAGCCATCGCACGAGAACTTTCCGGCTTCATATGGGCCATTGCCAATCAAGTTCCGGTGCCCAATGAGTAA
- a CDS encoding NFACT RNA binding domain-containing protein — MSRSKPRIIAYILPGEWIVLAGASDSDNDYLSITLADPDDWWFHADGVPGSHVILRAKPDEEPSRETLLQAAGVAAYHSKARKAKTVHVHQSRAGNVRKPGGVNVGTVQVSRGKTLKVHPDISFATRIQVRKLGLLG, encoded by the coding sequence ATGAGCCGGTCTAAACCACGAATTATTGCATATATCCTTCCCGGTGAATGGATTGTACTGGCAGGAGCATCCGATTCCGATAATGATTACCTCAGCATTACCCTTGCTGATCCCGATGACTGGTGGTTTCATGCAGATGGGGTTCCCGGAAGCCATGTCATTTTGCGTGCAAAACCCGATGAAGAACCCAGTCGGGAAACGCTTCTACAAGCCGCTGGGGTGGCCGCTTACCATAGCAAGGCCCGCAAAGCCAAAACGGTTCACGTTCATCAATCCCGTGCAGGAAATGTGAGAAAACCAGGGGGAGTAAACGTAGGAACGGTTCAAGTCTCCCGGGGAAAAACCCTGAAGGTTCACCCCGATATCAGTTTTGCCACCCGAATCCAAGTGAGAAAACTGGGGTTATTGGGTTAA